A DNA window from Jaculus jaculus isolate mJacJac1 chromosome 1, mJacJac1.mat.Y.cur, whole genome shotgun sequence contains the following coding sequences:
- the Kiaa0513 gene encoding uncharacterized protein KIAA0513 homolog isoform X2 — MEAPEVPVGSLIDFGTEPPTSAPLEAASATLQDPDGSLGDGASESEATESADSENDMGESPSHPSWDQDRRSSSNESFSSNQSADSAPDEETLALREFMRGYVEKIFSGGEDLDQEEKAKFGEYCSSEDGKGREWFARYVSAQRCKSKCVSEPTFYRLVQSFAVVLFECHQMDDFGPAKNLMTMCFTYYYLGKTHLPLMEPREKPAGSIDSYLKSANSWLSEKKDIAERLLKNTENMKGFFGGLETKLKGPLVRKNEEEENKPKDKQLKTVTVVSPEDEQKGEKVYLYTHLKQQPIWHTLRFWNAAFFDAVHCERRKRSPTTREKWCHMTQEERADSLRFNENITFGQLGTFTHNMLAFGLSKKLCSDFLKKQAVIGNLDEEQYKLLSDHIEQMATE; from the exons ATGGAGGCCCCAGAGGTCCCTGTAGGCTCCCTGATTGACTTCGGGACTGAACCACCCACTTCCGCTCCCCTGGAGGCAGCGTCTGCAACGCTGCAGGACCCAGATGGCTCCCTGGGTGATGGCGCATCTGAGAGTGAAGCCACCGAGTCTGCAGACAGTGAGAATGACATGGGAGAATCACCCTCGCACCCATCTTGGGACCAGGACCGCCGCTCTTCCTCCAATGAGTCCTTCTCCTCTAACCAGAGTGCTGATTCAGCCCCTGAtgaggagaccctggcactccgcGAGTTTATGCGTGGCTATGTGGAGAAGATCTTCTCTGGAGG GGAGGACTTGGACCAGGAGGAGAAAGCCAAGTTTGGAGAGTACTGCAGCAGTGAGGATGGGAAGGGTCGTGAGTGGTTCGCGCGGTACGTGAGTGCCCAG CGCTGCAAATCCAAGTGTGTGTCAGAGCCGACCTTCTACCGCCTGGTGCAGTCCTTTGCAGTGGTGCTGTTTGA GTGCCATCAGATGGATGACTTTGGACCTGCCAAGAACCTCATGACCATGTGTTTCACGTACTATTACCTCG GCAAGACTCACCTGCCCCTCATGGAGCCCAGGGAGAAGCCAGCGGGCAGCATCGACTCCTACCTGAAGTCTGCCAACAGCTGGCTGTCAGAGAAAAAGGACATTGCTGAGCGGCTGCTGAAGAACACAGAAAATATGAAAGGCttctttggggggctggagaccAAGCTGAAGGGGCCTCTGGTCAGGAAAAATGA GGAAGAGGAGAACAAACCCAAGGACAAACAGCTGAAGACTG TGACCGTGGTCAGCCCTGAGGATGAGCAGAAGGGGGAGAAGGTCTACCTGTACACACACCTGAAGCAGCAGCCCATCTG GCATACACTGAGATTCTGGAATGCAGCCTTTTTTGACGCCGTCCACTGTGAAAGGCGGAAACGATCCCCCACCACCAG GGAGAAGTGGTGTCACATGACCCAGGAGGAGAGAGCTGACAGCCTGCGGTTCAATGAGAACATCACCTTCGGGCAGCTGGG CACGTTCACTCACAACATGCTGGCTTTCGGCCTGAGCAAGAAGCTATGCAGCGACTTCCTGAAGAAGCAGGCTGTGATCGGCAACCTGGATGAGG AGCAGTACAAGCTGCTGAGTGACCACATCGAGCAGATGGCCACTGAATAG
- the Kiaa0513 gene encoding uncharacterized protein KIAA0513 homolog isoform X1 yields MEAPEVPVGSLIDFGTEPPTSAPLEAASATLQDPDGSLGDGASESEATESADSENDMGESPSHPSWDQDRRSSSNESFSSNQSADSAPDEETLALREFMRGYVEKIFSGGEDLDQEEKAKFGEYCSSEDGKGREWFARYVSAQRCKSKCVSEPTFYRLVQSFAVVLFECHQMDDFGPAKNLMTMCFTYYYLGKTHLPLMEPREKPAGSIDSYLKSANSWLSEKKDIAERLLKNTENMKGFFGGLETKLKGPLVRKNEEEENKPKDKQLKTVTVVSPEDEQKGEKVYLYTHLKQQPIWHTLRFWNAAFFDAVHCERRKRSPTTRGDAGEQEEKREKWCHMTQEERADSLRFNENITFGQLGTFTHNMLAFGLSKKLCSDFLKKQAVIGNLDEEQYKLLSDHIEQMATE; encoded by the exons ATGGAGGCCCCAGAGGTCCCTGTAGGCTCCCTGATTGACTTCGGGACTGAACCACCCACTTCCGCTCCCCTGGAGGCAGCGTCTGCAACGCTGCAGGACCCAGATGGCTCCCTGGGTGATGGCGCATCTGAGAGTGAAGCCACCGAGTCTGCAGACAGTGAGAATGACATGGGAGAATCACCCTCGCACCCATCTTGGGACCAGGACCGCCGCTCTTCCTCCAATGAGTCCTTCTCCTCTAACCAGAGTGCTGATTCAGCCCCTGAtgaggagaccctggcactccgcGAGTTTATGCGTGGCTATGTGGAGAAGATCTTCTCTGGAGG GGAGGACTTGGACCAGGAGGAGAAAGCCAAGTTTGGAGAGTACTGCAGCAGTGAGGATGGGAAGGGTCGTGAGTGGTTCGCGCGGTACGTGAGTGCCCAG CGCTGCAAATCCAAGTGTGTGTCAGAGCCGACCTTCTACCGCCTGGTGCAGTCCTTTGCAGTGGTGCTGTTTGA GTGCCATCAGATGGATGACTTTGGACCTGCCAAGAACCTCATGACCATGTGTTTCACGTACTATTACCTCG GCAAGACTCACCTGCCCCTCATGGAGCCCAGGGAGAAGCCAGCGGGCAGCATCGACTCCTACCTGAAGTCTGCCAACAGCTGGCTGTCAGAGAAAAAGGACATTGCTGAGCGGCTGCTGAAGAACACAGAAAATATGAAAGGCttctttggggggctggagaccAAGCTGAAGGGGCCTCTGGTCAGGAAAAATGA GGAAGAGGAGAACAAACCCAAGGACAAACAGCTGAAGACTG TGACCGTGGTCAGCCCTGAGGATGAGCAGAAGGGGGAGAAGGTCTACCTGTACACACACCTGAAGCAGCAGCCCATCTG GCATACACTGAGATTCTGGAATGCAGCCTTTTTTGACGCCGTCCACTGTGAAAGGCGGAAACGATCCCCCACCACCAG AGGGGATGCTGGAGAGCAGGAAGAGAAGAG GGAGAAGTGGTGTCACATGACCCAGGAGGAGAGAGCTGACAGCCTGCGGTTCAATGAGAACATCACCTTCGGGCAGCTGGG CACGTTCACTCACAACATGCTGGCTTTCGGCCTGAGCAAGAAGCTATGCAGCGACTTCCTGAAGAAGCAGGCTGTGATCGGCAACCTGGATGAGG AGCAGTACAAGCTGCTGAGTGACCACATCGAGCAGATGGCCACTGAATAG